In a genomic window of Candidatus Eisenbacteria bacterium:
- a CDS encoding protein arginine kinase yields MSDSAARFEQLVSRPSPWLSGDGPHSELVVSTRMRLARNLATVPFTHRAREEQLQGVVASVASAASATTSFTGAMLLRMNEITGIDRQILVERHLVSHELGDGGRPRGILVGPEERLSLMINEEDHLRLQSMASGFQLAEAWGAADKADDELSQALDFAFSEEIGYLTSCPTNTGTGLRASVLIHLPALVLLKEIDRVLKSVMQVGLNVRGLYGEHSNVMGNLFQVSNQTTLGQSERESIESLDRVSRQIMETETRARERLVRDARLQIEDKVWRAYGLLRYCRSVSAQEVINLCSAVRLGVSMGLPGLCPLRVINELLVLTQPAHLQREYGGELTPEERNVYRAQLVRQRLAAAERDAGA; encoded by the coding sequence ATGAGCGATTCGGCGGCTCGCTTCGAGCAGCTGGTCTCCCGCCCCAGCCCGTGGCTGTCGGGGGATGGCCCGCACTCGGAGCTCGTGGTCTCGACCCGCATGCGGCTGGCCCGCAACTTGGCCACCGTGCCGTTCACGCATCGCGCCCGCGAGGAACAGCTGCAGGGCGTCGTCGCCAGCGTCGCGAGCGCGGCGTCGGCGACCACGTCCTTCACCGGAGCCATGCTGCTCCGCATGAACGAGATCACCGGCATCGACCGCCAGATCCTGGTCGAGCGTCATCTCGTGAGCCACGAGCTCGGCGACGGCGGACGTCCGCGCGGGATCCTGGTCGGTCCGGAAGAGCGGCTGTCGCTGATGATCAACGAAGAGGACCACCTCCGGCTCCAGTCGATGGCGTCGGGCTTCCAGCTCGCCGAGGCCTGGGGCGCCGCGGACAAGGCCGACGACGAATTGAGCCAGGCGCTCGACTTCGCGTTCTCCGAGGAGATCGGCTACCTGACGTCGTGTCCCACCAACACCGGCACCGGCCTTCGCGCCTCGGTGCTCATCCACCTTCCGGCGCTCGTCCTGCTCAAGGAGATCGACCGCGTCCTGAAGAGCGTGATGCAGGTGGGCCTCAACGTGCGCGGCCTGTACGGAGAGCACAGCAACGTCATGGGAAATCTCTTCCAGGTTTCGAACCAGACCACGCTGGGGCAGAGCGAGCGCGAATCGATCGAGAGCCTCGACCGCGTTTCTCGGCAGATCATGGAGACCGAGACGAGGGCGCGCGAGCGTCTGGTGCGAGACGCGCGCCTTCAGATCGAAGACAAGGTGTGGCGGGCCTACGGGCTGCTGCGCTACTGTCGGTCCGTTTCGGCCCAGGAAGTCATCAACTTGTGCTCGGCGGTGCGGCTCGGGGTGTCGATGGGGCTCCCCGGGTTGTGCCCGCTGCGCGTGATCAACGAGCTGCTGGTGCTGACGCAACCGGCGCACCTGCAGCGCGAATATGGCGGTGAGCTGACGCCCGAGGAGCGAAACGTCTACCGGGCGCAGCTCGTGCGGCAGCGCTTGGCTGCCGCCGAGCGAGACGCCGGTGCCTGA
- the lysS gene encoding lysine--tRNA ligase, with protein sequence MRQRREKLAQWRALGVEPYAYRYQPTHHAAELLALGDQVTAEPGDKVSVAGRVVSLRGHGKAGFAHLLDASGRIQAYFRADQMGEQFRRYELLDVGDWAGVEGPLFRTRSGEITVRADRVDLLAKALRPLPEKWHGLRDPETRFRQRYADLFMNLEVREVFRRRARIISAFREGLERAGFLEVETPVLQPLYGGAFARPFVTEHKALDMDLYLRISNELYLKRLIVGGLERVYEFSRDFRNEGMDRTHNPEFTMLEFYQAFADVNDMMDLTEALVVSAAEHAGGSRTVNYQGQTLDFTPPFARLSMLDAVGQKAGESVDALDRAQLQRLATRHGIETRPGLGAGGLLDALFSELVQPSLTQPTFVTDYPVETSPLARASRRNQAVVERFELFACGMELANAFSEQNDPDAQHRAFEAQAALRAGGDEEAQPMDLDYVRALEYGMPPTGGCGIGIDRMAMLLTDSRSIRDVILFPQLRPEEGREDPDAEEPATAGAAEAAEGAPPR encoded by the coding sequence ATGCGCCAGCGACGCGAGAAGCTCGCGCAATGGCGAGCGCTCGGCGTCGAGCCCTACGCGTACCGCTACCAGCCCACGCACCATGCGGCCGAGCTGCTCGCGCTCGGCGATCAGGTGACCGCCGAGCCCGGGGACAAGGTGTCCGTGGCGGGCCGGGTCGTGTCGCTGCGGGGCCACGGCAAGGCCGGCTTCGCTCACCTGCTGGATGCGAGCGGCAGGATCCAGGCGTACTTCCGCGCGGACCAGATGGGGGAGCAGTTCCGCCGCTACGAGCTCCTGGACGTGGGCGACTGGGCGGGCGTGGAAGGGCCCTTGTTTCGCACCCGCTCCGGGGAGATCACGGTGCGCGCCGACCGCGTCGATCTGCTGGCCAAGGCGCTCCGACCGTTGCCCGAGAAGTGGCACGGCCTGCGCGATCCCGAAACGCGTTTCCGCCAGCGCTACGCCGACCTCTTCATGAATCTCGAGGTGCGCGAGGTCTTTCGCAGACGGGCGCGAATCATCTCGGCCTTCCGTGAGGGATTGGAGCGCGCGGGATTCCTCGAGGTCGAGACGCCGGTGCTGCAGCCGCTCTACGGCGGCGCCTTCGCGCGGCCCTTCGTCACCGAGCACAAAGCACTCGACATGGATCTGTACCTGCGCATCTCGAACGAGCTCTATCTCAAGCGCCTGATCGTGGGAGGGCTCGAGCGCGTCTACGAGTTTTCGCGCGACTTCCGGAACGAGGGCATGGATCGCACGCACAATCCCGAGTTCACGATGCTCGAGTTCTACCAGGCGTTCGCCGACGTGAACGACATGATGGATCTCACCGAAGCGCTCGTCGTCTCGGCGGCGGAGCATGCCGGCGGCTCCCGCACCGTGAACTACCAGGGGCAGACGCTCGACTTCACGCCGCCGTTCGCGCGGCTGTCGATGCTCGACGCCGTCGGTCAAAAGGCCGGAGAGTCGGTGGACGCGCTCGATCGCGCGCAGCTCCAGCGGCTCGCCACACGGCACGGCATCGAGACCCGCCCCGGTCTCGGTGCGGGCGGCCTGCTCGACGCCCTGTTCAGCGAGCTGGTCCAGCCCTCGCTGACGCAGCCGACGTTCGTGACCGACTATCCCGTCGAGACCTCGCCGCTGGCGCGCGCGAGCCGCCGCAACCAGGCGGTGGTCGAGCGCTTCGAGCTGTTCGCCTGCGGCATGGAGCTGGCGAATGCGTTCTCCGAGCAGAACGATCCCGACGCGCAACACCGGGCCTTCGAGGCTCAGGCGGCGCTGCGGGCGGGAGGGGACGAAGAAGCCCAGCCGATGGACCTCGACTACGTGCGGGCGCTCGAGTACGGCATGCCGCCGACCGGGGGCTGCGGCATCGGCATCGACCGGATGGCCATGCTCCTCACCGACTCGCGCTCCATCCGCGACGTGATCCTGTTCCCGCAGCTCCGGCCCGAAGAAGGGCGTGAGGATCCCGACGCCGAAGAGCCCGCAACGGCGGGGGCCGCGGAAGCGGCGGAAGGCGCCCCGCCCCGGTGA
- the purF gene encoding amidophosphoribosyltransferase produces MTGWTPDKAWNDECGVFAAVGVPRAAEVVRLGLHALQHRGQESSGIVSSDNDGEFHTVKGLGLVSDVYTDQAIAQLPGQLAIGHNRYSTSGSITLDNTQPLRVVYRSGPLALAHNGNLTNARELRQGLEGSGSIFQTTLDTEIFLHLMALSNSESPEEALIEAMRQVQGAYALILLTRDHVYAVRDAHGLRPLCLGRLGDGYVVASETCALDLVGADFLRDVEPGELVSLDPRGMRCRQAIPAATKIQQCIFEHIYFSRPDSRVFGESVDRVRRRIGHRLAQEHPAPGDVVIAVPDSSNSIALGYAEESGIPFELGLIRNHYVGRTFIQPKQDERDSGVRIKFNPVREVLDGKRVVLVDDSIVRGTTSRKLVRVLRRAGALEVHFRVGSPPVTHPCFYGIDTPSRRELIGALKTVEEIRDYLGVDSLGYISLDGLLLCEKDGKRFCHACFSGQYPVPIDPEASKLAIETMHRAAGAGAG; encoded by the coding sequence ATGACCGGCTGGACCCCGGACAAGGCTTGGAACGACGAGTGCGGCGTGTTCGCCGCCGTGGGAGTGCCGCGCGCGGCCGAAGTCGTGCGCCTCGGCCTTCACGCGCTCCAGCATCGGGGCCAGGAATCCTCCGGCATCGTGAGCTCGGACAACGACGGAGAGTTCCACACCGTGAAAGGGCTCGGCCTGGTGTCGGACGTCTACACCGACCAGGCGATCGCCCAGCTTCCTGGCCAGCTCGCGATCGGCCACAACCGCTATTCGACGAGCGGCAGCATCACGCTCGACAACACGCAGCCGCTGCGCGTGGTCTATCGATCGGGTCCTCTTGCGCTCGCCCACAACGGCAACCTGACCAATGCCCGCGAGCTGCGGCAGGGCCTCGAAGGATCGGGTTCGATCTTCCAGACCACGCTCGACACCGAGATCTTCCTGCACCTCATGGCGCTCTCGAACAGCGAGAGCCCCGAGGAGGCGCTGATCGAGGCGATGCGCCAGGTCCAGGGCGCCTACGCGTTGATCCTGCTGACCCGCGATCATGTCTATGCGGTGCGCGACGCCCATGGGCTGCGCCCGCTGTGCCTGGGGCGCCTCGGCGACGGCTACGTGGTGGCCTCCGAGACCTGCGCGCTCGATCTGGTGGGCGCCGACTTCCTGCGCGACGTCGAGCCCGGCGAGCTGGTGAGCCTGGATCCGCGCGGGATGCGCTGCCGCCAGGCGATTCCCGCGGCGACGAAGATTCAGCAGTGCATCTTCGAGCACATCTACTTCTCTCGCCCCGACAGCCGCGTGTTCGGCGAGAGCGTCGACCGCGTGCGCCGGCGCATCGGACACCGGCTGGCTCAGGAGCATCCCGCGCCGGGCGACGTGGTCATCGCGGTGCCCGACTCCAGCAACTCGATCGCGCTCGGTTACGCAGAAGAATCCGGGATTCCCTTCGAGCTCGGACTCATCCGCAACCACTATGTCGGACGCACCTTCATCCAGCCCAAGCAGGACGAGCGCGACAGCGGCGTGCGGATCAAGTTCAACCCGGTCCGCGAGGTGCTCGACGGGAAGCGCGTGGTGCTGGTCGACGACTCGATCGTGCGCGGCACCACCAGCCGCAAGCTGGTCCGGGTGCTGCGGCGCGCCGGCGCCCTCGAAGTCCACTTCCGGGTAGGCTCGCCGCCGGTGACGCATCCATGCTTCTACGGCATCGACACGCCGAGCCGCCGCGAGCTGATCGGCGCGCTCAAGACGGTGGAGGAGATCCGCGACTACCTGGGCGTGGACTCGCTCGGATACATCTCGCTGGACGGATTGCTTCTGTGCGAGAAGGACGGGAAGCGGTTCTGTCACGCCTGCTTCTCCGGCCAGTATCCGGTGCCGATCGACCCCGAGGCGTCGAAGCTCGCGATCGAGACCATGCACCGCGCAGCGGGCGCGGGCGCCGGCTGA
- a CDS encoding ABC transporter ATP-binding protein produces the protein MKTGQDPGTEGFESNQVVLTASGIEKAYPAPSGRLEVLRGIELSVQRGSVVAIVGVSGVGKSTLLNILGTIDRPDRGSVEIRGRKVEELGEGELARFRARHLGFVFQFHHLLPEFNAEENVMMPLLIAGENRTAAQARARRALESVGLPERWEHTPAQLSGGEAQRVAVARALVAGPELVMADEPSGNLDQAGAETLHELMVTLAHRDRQAFVIVTHNDRLAAIADRVLRLEAGRLAPVR, from the coding sequence ATGAAAACCGGACAAGATCCTGGGACCGAGGGGTTTGAATCGAATCAAGTCGTTCTGACCGCGTCCGGCATCGAAAAGGCGTATCCCGCTCCATCCGGAAGGCTCGAAGTCCTCCGTGGGATTGAACTTAGCGTCCAACGGGGGTCGGTCGTCGCGATCGTCGGCGTTTCGGGCGTCGGAAAGAGCACGCTGTTGAACATTCTTGGAACGATCGATCGGCCCGATCGGGGTTCGGTGGAGATTCGGGGCCGAAAGGTCGAAGAGTTAGGAGAAGGAGAGCTGGCTCGGTTCCGGGCTCGACACCTGGGATTCGTGTTCCAGTTCCATCATCTGCTCCCCGAGTTCAACGCCGAAGAGAACGTGATGATGCCACTGCTGATTGCGGGTGAGAATCGGACGGCCGCGCAGGCTCGTGCGCGTCGCGCGCTCGAGTCGGTGGGTCTTCCCGAGCGCTGGGAGCACACACCCGCGCAGCTCTCGGGAGGGGAGGCGCAGCGCGTGGCCGTAGCGCGCGCGCTCGTTGCCGGGCCCGAGCTCGTGATGGCCGACGAGCCATCCGGCAACCTCGATCAGGCCGGAGCAGAGACCTTGCACGAGCTCATGGTCACTCTGGCGCACCGTGACCGGCAGGCGTTTGTGATCGTGACCCACAATGATAGGCTCGCCGCGATTGCGGACCGGGTCCTGAGGCTCGAGGCCGGTCGGCTCGCGCCCGTCCGCTGA
- the purQ gene encoding phosphoribosylformylglycinamidine synthase I, with amino-acid sequence MSAPRVAVVQFPGVNCESESVRALARVGLDAEVFRWTRAPSDLRAYDAFLLPGGWSYQDRVRAGALAAKDPLVDVLAEEADRGKPVIGICNGAQVLVEAGLVPDHGQVELALARNRMTDRGGYYARWIYARVEKSPCVFTRHLEPGTVLPLPIAHGEGRFTSDDPERMPSLLRAGQVPLRYAHPDGSEADGFPANPNGAEVAAAAVCNNRGNVLAMMPHPERAQDLGALARSVGGPWSERREQAMNQGHADAEGPGLALFHGLKRHLEG; translated from the coding sequence ATGAGCGCGCCGCGCGTGGCGGTGGTGCAGTTCCCGGGGGTCAACTGCGAGTCGGAGAGCGTGCGCGCCTTGGCGCGCGTGGGTCTCGATGCGGAAGTCTTCCGCTGGACGCGCGCCCCCAGCGACCTGCGGGCATACGACGCCTTCCTGCTTCCCGGTGGCTGGTCGTACCAGGACCGCGTGCGTGCGGGCGCTCTGGCCGCCAAGGATCCGCTGGTCGACGTGCTCGCCGAGGAAGCCGATCGAGGCAAGCCGGTGATCGGCATCTGCAACGGCGCCCAGGTGCTGGTCGAGGCCGGGCTCGTGCCCGATCACGGTCAGGTCGAGCTGGCGCTGGCGCGCAATCGCATGACCGATCGCGGCGGCTACTACGCGCGCTGGATCTATGCGCGGGTGGAGAAGTCGCCGTGCGTGTTCACCCGCCACCTGGAGCCGGGCACGGTGCTGCCGCTCCCGATCGCCCACGGGGAAGGCCGCTTCACCAGCGATGATCCTGAGCGCATGCCGTCGCTCCTGCGCGCGGGACAGGTCCCGCTGCGGTACGCGCATCCGGACGGGTCCGAGGCCGACGGGTTTCCCGCCAATCCGAACGGCGCCGAGGTGGCGGCCGCGGCGGTCTGCAACAACCGGGGCAACGTGCTGGCGATGATGCCTCATCCCGAACGCGCGCAGGACCTGGGCGCGCTGGCGCGCAGCGTCGGCGGTCCGTGGTCGGAGCGGCGCGAGCAAGCGATGAACCAAGGACACGCGGATGCCGAAGGTCCGGGGCTCGCGTTGTTCCACGGCTTGAAGCGGCATCTCGAGGGATGA
- the purL gene encoding phosphoribosylformylglycinamidine synthase subunit PurL has protein sequence MTVTTPMVPAYTQEEARDPAAVSRRLAAAGVSLEPDEVTLLLELLGRPPRWAEAVLFGILWSEHCSYKSTRHLLKRLPTEAPQVLIGPGEDAGAVALPAPCQDLALVMAHESHNHPSQLLPVEGAATGVGGIVRDVGCMGAEVVAVLDGLRFGHPVQGGVPARDIARGVVHGIASYGNALGVPNLGGDLYFDEAFNENCLVNVMALGIAPKDGLLRSRVPEGPGPWVFVLVGKPTDESGFGGAAFASGELGDGDQRGAVQLPDPFLKRVLHVANAELFRRIRERGIPAGFKDLGAGGVACATSELAAAGGRGAEIQLETLHRVARSVPPEVLLCAETQERYCWVLPESFAAEACDLYNREFALGRVYGGAAARVIGHATTDAQYRVTWKEEVLVDCPVEAITTGRRVHRPARRRPPAAPLKVPRKHRPGRDALLTLLSSYNGCSREYLFRHYDPEVQGRTWLRPGEGDAAVFRAHPDRELGIAVALGGNPYWCSADPELGARHAVAEACRNVACVGGRPWALTDCLNFGHPEDPAVMGDLAATLEGLAVAAESLGSLASRGAALPFVSGNVSLYNQTGERAVPPSPIVMAAGMVRDVSTVVSQALSRSGNFVVLVGEPRDQLTGSAYARELLGEQGTAPPELNLEREGRLEALAVLAAEGRWVRAAHDVSDGGLAVALVEMLLASPVEHGLGVDIDLGVLEADSAVALFSERPGIVFEVSPERAARLFQAARERGLLAWPIGTVAASQRLRVLEPSGERWECVAGELREAAARPLEALWNETVES, from the coding sequence ATGACGGTGACGACTCCGATGGTTCCCGCGTACACCCAGGAAGAGGCGCGCGATCCGGCCGCGGTGTCGCGACGCCTGGCCGCTGCCGGCGTGTCGCTCGAGCCCGACGAGGTGACGCTCCTGCTCGAGCTGCTGGGCCGGCCGCCGCGCTGGGCCGAAGCCGTGCTGTTCGGGATCTTGTGGAGCGAGCATTGCTCCTACAAATCCACGCGGCATCTTCTCAAGCGGCTGCCGACCGAGGCCCCCCAGGTGCTGATCGGGCCGGGCGAGGACGCGGGCGCCGTCGCGCTGCCGGCGCCCTGCCAGGACCTCGCGCTGGTGATGGCGCACGAGAGTCACAACCACCCGAGCCAGCTCCTGCCGGTGGAAGGCGCGGCCACCGGCGTGGGCGGCATCGTCCGCGACGTCGGCTGCATGGGCGCCGAAGTGGTGGCGGTGCTGGACGGGCTGCGCTTCGGTCATCCGGTGCAAGGAGGCGTGCCGGCGCGCGACATCGCGCGCGGCGTGGTGCACGGCATCGCGAGTTACGGCAACGCGCTCGGGGTTCCGAACCTGGGCGGCGACCTCTATTTCGACGAGGCGTTCAACGAGAACTGCCTGGTCAACGTGATGGCGCTCGGGATCGCCCCCAAGGACGGACTGCTGCGGAGCCGCGTGCCCGAAGGTCCAGGACCATGGGTGTTCGTGCTGGTGGGCAAGCCCACCGACGAGAGCGGATTCGGCGGCGCGGCGTTCGCATCGGGCGAGCTCGGCGATGGCGACCAGCGCGGCGCGGTGCAGCTTCCCGATCCGTTCCTCAAGCGCGTGCTCCACGTCGCCAACGCGGAGCTCTTCCGCCGCATTCGCGAGCGCGGGATCCCCGCCGGCTTCAAGGACCTCGGCGCGGGGGGCGTGGCGTGCGCGACCAGCGAGCTGGCCGCGGCGGGCGGACGAGGCGCCGAGATCCAGCTCGAGACGCTCCACCGGGTGGCCAGGAGCGTGCCGCCGGAGGTGCTGCTCTGCGCCGAGACGCAGGAGCGTTACTGCTGGGTGCTGCCCGAATCGTTCGCCGCGGAGGCGTGCGACCTCTATAACCGGGAGTTCGCGCTGGGCCGTGTCTACGGCGGCGCCGCGGCGCGCGTGATCGGACACGCCACCACCGACGCGCAGTACCGCGTGACGTGGAAGGAAGAAGTGCTGGTGGACTGTCCCGTCGAGGCGATCACCACCGGAAGACGGGTGCACCGTCCCGCGCGACGCCGTCCGCCGGCGGCGCCGCTCAAGGTGCCGCGCAAGCATCGGCCGGGCCGCGACGCGCTGCTGACGCTGCTTTCGAGCTACAACGGCTGCTCCCGCGAGTACCTGTTCCGTCACTACGATCCCGAGGTGCAGGGCCGCACCTGGCTCCGGCCGGGTGAAGGCGACGCCGCGGTGTTCCGCGCTCACCCGGATCGCGAGCTCGGGATCGCGGTGGCGCTTGGCGGCAATCCTTACTGGTGCTCGGCCGATCCCGAGCTCGGGGCCCGTCACGCGGTGGCCGAAGCCTGCCGCAACGTGGCGTGCGTCGGCGGACGGCCATGGGCGCTCACCGACTGCCTCAACTTCGGTCATCCCGAAGACCCCGCCGTGATGGGGGATCTGGCGGCCACGCTCGAAGGTCTGGCGGTGGCGGCGGAGTCGCTGGGATCGCTGGCGAGCCGCGGCGCGGCGTTGCCGTTCGTCAGCGGCAACGTGAGCCTCTACAACCAGACCGGCGAGCGCGCGGTGCCGCCCTCGCCGATCGTGATGGCGGCCGGCATGGTTCGCGACGTGTCCACGGTGGTGTCGCAAGCGCTTTCGCGCTCCGGAAACTTCGTGGTGCTGGTGGGAGAGCCGCGCGACCAGCTCACCGGGTCCGCCTACGCGCGCGAGCTGCTCGGCGAGCAGGGCACGGCGCCTCCCGAGCTCAACCTCGAGCGCGAAGGCCGTCTCGAGGCGCTGGCGGTGCTCGCTGCCGAAGGCCGCTGGGTACGCGCGGCGCACGACGTCTCCGATGGAGGGCTGGCGGTGGCGCTGGTCGAGATGCTGCTCGCGAGCCCGGTCGAGCACGGGCTCGGGGTCGACATCGACCTCGGCGTCCTCGAAGCCGACAGCGCGGTGGCGCTGTTCAGCGAGCGCCCCGGCATCGTCTTCGAAGTGAGTCCCGAGCGCGCCGCGCGGCTCTTCCAGGCGGCACGCGAGCGCGGGCTCCTGGCCTGGCCGATCGGGACGGTGGCGGCTTCGCAGCGATTGCGCGTTCTCGAGCCTTCGGGAGAACGATGGGAGTGCGTGGCCGGCGAGCTTCGCGAGGCGGCCGCGCGCCCGCTCGAAGCGTTGTGGAACGAGACGGTCGAGTCATGA
- a CDS encoding UvrB/UvrC motif-containing protein, whose translation MLCQICGKNPAVLHFTQIVENKMSEYHLCEVCAEEKGFTEPVKPLKEKFDVAAAFAGMINSMASNEEERVGSVQCPRCGLLYSAFKETGRLGCAECYNAFQFQLRPLLRRIHGDTRHKGKAPASDGQLVSRARQVQRLYDELQRAVAREEFERAAEVRDEIKRLEAAQSESGT comes from the coding sequence ATGCTCTGCCAGATCTGCGGCAAGAATCCCGCGGTCCTCCACTTCACCCAGATCGTCGAGAACAAGATGTCCGAATACCATCTCTGCGAAGTGTGCGCGGAGGAGAAGGGCTTCACCGAGCCCGTCAAGCCGCTGAAGGAGAAATTCGACGTTGCCGCTGCCTTCGCCGGAATGATCAACAGCATGGCGTCCAACGAGGAAGAGCGCGTCGGATCGGTTCAATGCCCGCGCTGCGGGCTGCTCTATTCGGCCTTCAAGGAAACCGGACGTCTGGGCTGCGCGGAGTGTTACAACGCGTTCCAGTTCCAGCTTCGGCCGCTGCTGCGGCGCATTCACGGCGACACCCGCCACAAGGGCAAGGCCCCGGCCAGCGACGGCCAGCTGGTATCCCGCGCCCGCCAGGTGCAGCGGCTCTACGATGAGCTGCAGCGCGCGGTGGCACGCGAGGAGTTCGAGCGCGCGGCCGAGGTGCGCGACGAGATCAAGCGGCTCGAAGCCGCGCAATCCGAGTCCGGCACATGA
- a CDS encoding ABC transporter permease: MNLPLWIAARYLRTRRRSAFITLLTGISVAGVAVGVTALLTVLAVMNGFENEIQTRIAGTDAHVVLLGDTQGAIRGGDSLAARAARQPGVVGAAPFTYAKAMVIYGGRAEGLVVKGIDLGQERRVTTVAHNISPSLDAIPADLAMPSVVLGTELAARIGAAVGDTVVLASLAADRSAMGYAPKLRRFRVVGLFSSGLYTYDSSFGFVAIPAAQDFFDLGAAVTGIEVRLVDMFDAPRAASRLLRAIGDPRLHANNWIELNRNLFTWMKLEKTVMFVILALIILVAAFNVVSTLFMVVLEKRRDIGVLKALGASRSVVLRVFLWEGLLIGGLGTMLGTALGWGLISLLRTYPFVQLPGDVYFIERLPVRPELGDFVSVVAAALALCLAAALYPAWRASMLDPVEAIRRQG, translated from the coding sequence GTGAACCTGCCGCTCTGGATCGCGGCCCGCTACCTTCGAACCCGGCGCCGCAGCGCATTCATCACCCTGCTCACCGGAATCTCCGTGGCCGGCGTGGCCGTGGGCGTCACCGCGTTGCTCACGGTGCTGGCGGTGATGAACGGCTTCGAGAACGAGATCCAGACCCGGATCGCCGGCACCGACGCGCACGTGGTTCTGCTCGGCGATACGCAGGGGGCCATCCGCGGCGGCGACTCGCTGGCCGCGCGCGCCGCGCGGCAGCCCGGAGTGGTGGGCGCGGCGCCGTTCACCTACGCCAAGGCCATGGTGATCTACGGCGGCCGCGCCGAAGGCCTGGTGGTGAAGGGCATCGATCTCGGCCAGGAGCGCCGGGTCACGACCGTCGCGCACAACATCTCGCCGTCGCTCGACGCCATCCCCGCGGACCTCGCCATGCCGAGCGTCGTCCTCGGCACCGAGCTGGCGGCCCGCATCGGCGCGGCCGTGGGCGACACGGTCGTGCTCGCCTCACTGGCCGCGGATCGCAGCGCGATGGGCTACGCGCCCAAGCTGCGGCGCTTCCGCGTCGTGGGCCTCTTTTCTTCCGGCCTCTATACGTACGACTCGAGCTTCGGATTCGTCGCCATCCCCGCGGCCCAGGACTTCTTCGACCTCGGGGCCGCGGTCACGGGCATCGAGGTACGGCTGGTCGACATGTTCGACGCGCCGCGCGCGGCGTCACGACTGCTGCGCGCGATCGGCGATCCGCGGCTACACGCCAACAATTGGATCGAGCTCAACCGCAATTTGTTCACGTGGATGAAGCTCGAGAAGACGGTGATGTTCGTGATCCTGGCGCTGATCATCCTGGTCGCGGCCTTCAACGTCGTGAGCACGCTGTTCATGGTGGTGCTGGAGAAGCGCCGGGACATCGGCGTGCTCAAGGCGCTCGGCGCGTCGAGGAGCGTGGTGCTCCGCGTCTTCCTCTGGGAAGGACTCCTGATCGGCGGCCTGGGAACGATGCTGGGCACGGCTCTGGGCTGGGGACTGATCTCGCTGCTCCGGACGTATCCCTTCGTCCAGCTGCCGGGCGATGTCTATTTCATCGAGCGCCTTCCGGTTCGTCCCGAGCTGGGTGACTTCGTGTCGGTCGTCGCCGCCGCCCTCGCGCTGTGTCTCGCCGCGGCCCTCTATCCGGCCTGGCGCGCCTCGATGCTGGATCCCGTCGAAGCCATCCGGCGCCAGGGATGA